The following coding sequences lie in one Flavobacterium cyclinae genomic window:
- the gwsG gene encoding grasp-with-spasm system ATP-grasp peptide maturase: protein MVLIISSEDDQSTNDVIDWLRYFKIKYIRISHLDIINYKNLIVNNNEFDVELLINGLSYKLTEFNFFWYRRSFLNLQLKELEINSPVSYELKKHIYTEAQEIHRIVKRYIESRSINKHNDIFINKLEVLKKAAEIGIKIPKTIVTNNKEELIRFLNENKNVITKNISQGVFIKHKNSYLTSSTNVIDDYILNNIPENFHFMLFQEMVEKLFEVRIFFIDNDFYSSAIFSQNNEKTKVDFRNYDFQNPNRTPPFLLPKVIKKNLIKLMKEININSGSIDLIVNTNNEFVFLEVNPIGQFSQVSMPCNYYIEKLIAKKIAIKIKKKSNGSI from the coding sequence ATGGTTTTAATTATTTCTAGCGAGGATGATCAGTCAACTAATGACGTTATTGATTGGTTAAGATATTTTAAAATAAAATATATAAGAATATCACATCTTGATATTATTAATTATAAAAACTTAATTGTCAACAACAATGAATTCGATGTAGAGTTATTAATAAATGGTCTTTCTTACAAGTTAACAGAATTTAATTTCTTTTGGTACAGAAGAAGTTTTTTAAACTTGCAACTAAAAGAACTTGAAATAAATAGTCCTGTTAGTTATGAATTAAAAAAACATATTTATACTGAAGCTCAAGAGATTCATAGAATTGTTAAAAGATATATTGAAAGTAGATCTATTAATAAACATAATGATATTTTTATTAATAAGTTAGAGGTTTTAAAAAAAGCTGCAGAAATTGGAATTAAAATACCTAAAACTATTGTAACAAACAATAAGGAAGAACTCATACGTTTTTTGAATGAGAATAAAAATGTTATAACTAAAAATATTTCACAAGGAGTGTTTATCAAACATAAGAATTCATATTTAACAAGTAGTACAAATGTTATCGATGATTATATTTTAAATAATATTCCAGAAAATTTTCATTTCATGTTATTTCAAGAAATGGTTGAAAAGTTGTTTGAAGTAAGAATATTCTTTATAGATAATGATTTTTATTCAAGCGCAATTTTTTCTCAAAATAATGAGAAAACAAAAGTAGATTTTCGAAACTATGATTTTCAAAACCCAAATAGAACTCCGCCATTTTTGTTGCCAAAAGTTATTAAAAAGAATTTAATAAAATTAATGAAAGAGATAAATATTAATTCAGGCTCCATCGATTTAATAGTAAATACAAATAATGAATTTGTTTTTTTAGAGGTCAATCCTATTGGGCAATTTTCTCAGGTTTCAATGCCTTGCAACTATTATATAGAAAAATTAATTGCAAAAAAGATTGCAATTAAAATAAAGAAAAAGAGTAATGGATCTATTTAA
- a CDS encoding peptidase domain-containing ABC transporter, with product MRKFFPFYKQPDSKDCGPTCLKIIAKYHGKTLNIQTLRSLSETTREGSNLLTLSDAAEKIGFRTLGVKLSIKKLEEAPLPCILHWNNNHYVVLYKIKKNKFYVSDPAHGLLEYNEEEFLKFWIGNNASTDTEEGIALLLEPTPTFYKNEWDNQDSKEFGFALLTKYIIPYKSFVVQLAIGLLAGSLLQLIFPFLTQSIVDVGIQNQNLHFIYLVLFAQLFLFFGKTALELIRSWILLHLSTRINISLISDFFIKLMNLPISFFDVRMTGDIMQRINDHKRIERILTTSSLSVLFSVINMFIMGGVLAYYNLKIFAVFFIGSILYFGWVVLFLKRREALDYKRFAEVSQEQSKVIELINGMQEIKLHNAEKQKRWGWEYVQARLFRVSMKSLVLEQTQSIGSNFINELKNIIIVFLSAKLVIDGQITLGMMMAISSIVGNLNGPVLQLIGFIREVQDAKISLARLSEIHEKEDEAQQEATQTNNIPLESDIALKEVSFRYIGSDSNVLDNLNLVIPSNKITAVVGTSGSGKTTLMKLLLKFYEPNKGQITIGKTDLNNIQQKSWRSHIGTVMQEGYIFNDTIANNIAVGVDVIDKERLVYAADVANILSFIQEYPLGFNTKIGQEGVGMSTGQKQRLLIARAVYKNPEMLFFDEATSALDANNEKEIMEKLNIFFKNKTVVVIAHRLSTVMNAEQIVVLEKGKIIETGNHYELVAKKGNYYGLVKNQLQLGN from the coding sequence ATGCGTAAATTTTTCCCTTTCTACAAACAACCCGACAGTAAAGACTGCGGTCCTACATGCCTTAAAATTATTGCCAAGTATCATGGTAAAACTTTAAATATTCAGACCTTACGAAGTTTATCAGAAACTACTCGTGAAGGTAGTAATCTATTAACTTTAAGTGATGCTGCTGAAAAAATTGGATTTAGAACATTAGGTGTTAAATTATCCATTAAAAAGTTAGAAGAAGCACCTTTACCTTGTATTTTGCATTGGAATAACAATCATTATGTTGTGTTATATAAAATTAAAAAAAATAAATTTTATGTTTCCGACCCGGCACATGGTTTGTTAGAATATAACGAAGAAGAATTTTTAAAATTTTGGATTGGAAATAATGCTTCAACAGACACAGAAGAAGGAATTGCTTTACTATTAGAACCTACTCCAACTTTTTATAAAAATGAGTGGGATAATCAAGATAGTAAAGAGTTTGGTTTTGCTTTGTTAACTAAATATATTATTCCTTATAAATCTTTTGTTGTTCAGTTGGCTATTGGTTTATTAGCGGGTAGTTTATTGCAACTTATTTTTCCATTTCTTACTCAAAGTATAGTAGATGTTGGTATTCAAAACCAAAATCTACATTTTATTTATTTAGTATTGTTTGCTCAACTTTTTTTGTTCTTTGGTAAAACGGCTTTAGAACTCATTAGAAGTTGGATATTATTGCATTTATCAACCCGAATAAATATTTCACTTATTTCTGATTTTTTCATCAAATTAATGAACTTACCTATTTCATTTTTTGATGTTAGAATGACAGGAGATATCATGCAACGCATTAATGATCATAAAAGAATTGAAAGGATATTAACCACTTCTTCATTAAGTGTATTATTTTCTGTGATTAATATGTTTATTATGGGCGGAGTTTTGGCTTACTATAATTTAAAAATATTTGCAGTTTTCTTTATCGGAAGTATCTTATACTTTGGTTGGGTAGTTTTGTTTTTAAAAAGAAGAGAAGCATTAGATTATAAGCGATTTGCAGAAGTTTCACAAGAGCAAAGCAAAGTAATTGAACTTATAAATGGCATGCAAGAAATCAAACTCCACAATGCAGAAAAACAAAAGCGCTGGGGTTGGGAATACGTTCAAGCACGATTGTTCAGGGTTTCAATGAAAAGCTTGGTATTAGAACAAACACAAAGTATTGGTTCTAACTTCATCAACGAATTAAAAAATATCATCATCGTTTTTCTATCTGCCAAATTGGTTATCGATGGGCAAATCACTTTAGGTATGATGATGGCAATTAGTAGTATTGTAGGAAACCTTAATGGACCTGTTTTGCAATTAATAGGTTTCATTAGAGAAGTACAAGATGCTAAAATATCATTAGCTAGATTATCTGAAATTCACGAAAAAGAAGATGAAGCGCAGCAAGAAGCAACACAAACGAATAACATCCCATTAGAAAGCGATATTGCTTTAAAAGAAGTCTCTTTTAGATATATAGGTTCAGATAGTAATGTATTAGATAATTTGAATTTGGTCATTCCTTCAAATAAAATAACAGCAGTTGTTGGAACTAGTGGAAGCGGTAAGACCACCCTGATGAAACTTTTATTAAAGTTCTATGAACCTAATAAAGGTCAAATCACAATTGGTAAAACGGATTTGAATAATATCCAGCAAAAATCCTGGCGTTCTCATATTGGAACAGTAATGCAAGAAGGTTATATTTTTAATGACACAATTGCTAATAATATTGCAGTTGGTGTTGATGTAATTGATAAAGAACGTTTAGTTTATGCAGCCGATGTGGCAAATATTTTAAGTTTCATTCAAGAATATCCTTTAGGATTCAATACTAAAATCGGTCAAGAAGGTGTAGGAATGAGTACAGGACAGAAGCAACGATTATTAATTGCAAGAGCGGTTTACAAAAATCCGGAAATGCTATTCTTTGATGAAGCCACTTCTGCTTTAGATGCCAATAACGAAAAAGAAATTATGGAGAAGTTAAATATCTTCTTCAAAAATAAGACCGTTGTTGTAATTGCACACCGATTAAGTACAGTTATGAATGCTGAACAAATCGTAGTTTTGGAAAAAGGAAAAATTATTGAAACGGGTAATCATTACGAATTAGTTGCCAAGAAAGGAAACTATTATGGGTTAGTAAAAAATCAATTGCAATTAGGAAATTAA
- a CDS encoding HlyD family secretion protein, whose translation MPNHNEIELRSEEVQDILTKIPHWIIRWGSLVVLIILLFLFLVSWMVKYPDIITTEITITTQIPPEKLVAKTSGKIQAILISDKAKVNENTPLAVIENAANYKDVFLLKAITDTISLSNSKFPFEKLQAAQLGEIENSFAMFQKEYIASELNKQLQPYKVESSAQSFEAKQLRERLQLLEGQKGINQSELQLLKTDVERYEKLFKKGVISAQEIEKQRLVFLQAEKNYKSLLSSISQLKSSINELNRSSKTTVINESTTSINLERSVMQSFYQLKKAIKDWELNYVFRSSVKGTVSFLQIWSENQTINSGENMFAIIPSTEKGYIGKVKAIAQNSGKLQIGQKVNIRLANYPDREFGVIEGRLKTISLTPDEEGNLLLDIELPNGLQTSYKKQINFQQEMTGTADIITEDLRLLERLLYQFRDVFRR comes from the coding sequence ATGCCGAATCATAACGAAATAGAACTTAGAAGCGAGGAAGTTCAGGATATATTAACTAAAATTCCACATTGGATTATTCGATGGGGTTCTTTGGTGGTTTTAATTATTTTACTGTTTTTATTTTTGGTGTCCTGGATGGTTAAATATCCAGACATAATTACTACTGAGATTACCATTACAACCCAAATCCCCCCTGAAAAACTAGTTGCTAAAACTTCTGGTAAAATTCAAGCCATTTTAATTAGTGATAAAGCAAAAGTTAATGAAAATACTCCGTTAGCAGTGATTGAAAATGCAGCCAATTATAAAGATGTATTTCTTTTAAAAGCAATCACAGATACGATTTCTTTAAGTAATTCAAAATTCCCTTTTGAAAAATTACAAGCGGCACAATTGGGAGAAATTGAAAATAGTTTTGCTATGTTTCAAAAGGAGTATATCGCAAGCGAATTGAACAAACAATTGCAACCATATAAAGTTGAGTCAAGCGCACAAAGTTTTGAAGCTAAACAATTAAGAGAACGTTTACAGCTTTTGGAAGGACAGAAAGGAATTAATCAATCAGAACTTCAGTTACTAAAAACTGATGTGGAGCGTTATGAAAAACTATTCAAAAAAGGTGTCATATCAGCACAAGAAATCGAAAAACAAAGATTAGTTTTTCTACAAGCCGAAAAGAACTACAAAAGTTTATTAAGTTCTATTTCACAATTGAAATCTTCCATTAACGAATTGAACAGAAGTAGTAAAACAACCGTAATAAATGAGAGTACCACTTCAATTAATTTAGAAAGAAGTGTAATGCAATCGTTTTACCAACTTAAAAAAGCAATTAAAGATTGGGAGTTAAATTATGTCTTTCGTTCATCAGTAAAAGGTACTGTTTCCTTTTTGCAGATTTGGTCTGAAAATCAAACCATAAACTCTGGAGAAAACATGTTTGCCATAATACCTTCAACTGAAAAAGGCTACATTGGAAAAGTGAAAGCTATAGCTCAAAATTCAGGTAAATTACAAATAGGTCAAAAAGTAAACATTCGATTAGCCAATTATCCTGATAGAGAATTTGGAGTGATTGAAGGAAGATTAAAAACCATATCACTGACTCCGGATGAAGAAGGTAATTTACTTTTAGATATAGAACTTCCAAACGGACTCCAAACTTCGTATAAAAAGCAAATCAACTTCCAACAAGAAATGACAGGAACCGCTGATATCATTACTGAAGATTTACGATTGTTAGAAAGATTATTATATCAATTTAGAGATGTTTTTAGAAGATAA
- a CDS encoding carboxypeptidase-like regulatory domain-containing protein produces MKNKLTFILYFICLTVSSQIIRGTVVDSLQNKPLDFVNVFLKKSTFGTFTDTIGKFEIGCLDSSDSLFISRIGYRTKKYKISEINIEKELRIDLTEAVEKLNEIIIVSKKVNYTAVKKIKDHSKKEESNYFSFQFGTEHCVYVSNPSKIRGKLEIISLELNEVKDGTKSCKECKVDYITDFNIKFYEYDEKTKKPGNEIYDKPILIIPQNKSYTLKINLKDLNIPFPDNGICIGVEVINTKYKNPKLAGAITAPSLNFDRIRKPINNESWVRYRNIGNWNFKSFKGRDKKGVFLDRLKIDLSVKFEKE; encoded by the coding sequence ATGAAAAACAAATTAACTTTTATATTATATTTTATTTGTCTGACTGTTAGTTCTCAAATTATTAGAGGCACAGTTGTTGATAGTTTACAAAACAAACCTTTAGACTTTGTTAATGTATTTCTTAAAAAAAGTACTTTTGGAACTTTTACAGATACCATTGGGAAATTTGAGATAGGGTGTCTTGATTCTTCTGATAGTTTATTCATCTCAAGAATAGGTTATAGAACAAAAAAATATAAAATTTCAGAGATTAATATTGAGAAAGAATTAAGGATAGACTTAACAGAAGCAGTAGAAAAACTAAATGAGATTATAATTGTAAGTAAAAAAGTTAATTATACAGCTGTAAAAAAAATAAAAGATCATAGTAAAAAAGAGGAATCAAACTATTTTTCTTTTCAGTTTGGGACAGAACATTGCGTTTATGTTTCTAATCCTTCAAAAATTAGAGGGAAATTGGAAATCATTTCATTAGAATTAAATGAGGTAAAAGATGGTACAAAATCATGTAAAGAATGTAAAGTTGATTACATAACGGATTTTAATATTAAATTTTATGAATATGATGAAAAGACTAAAAAACCAGGTAACGAAATCTATGATAAACCAATATTAATAATTCCTCAGAATAAAAGTTACACCTTAAAAATAAATCTTAAAGATTTAAATATTCCATTTCCTGATAATGGTATATGTATAGGTGTTGAAGTAATAAATACAAAATATAAAAATCCAAAATTAGCTGGAGCAATAACTGCACCATCTTTGAATTTTGATAGAATTCGAAAGCCAATTAATAATGAAAGTTGGGTTAGATATAGGAATATTGGCAATTGGAATTTTAAATCTTTTAAAGGAAGAGATAAAAAAGGGGTCTTTTTAGATAGATTAAAAATAGATTTAAGTGTTAAATTTGAAAAAGAGTAA
- a CDS encoding GLPGLI family protein translates to MYRVILIMLFLWNSLSAQNFSGRAEYITKLNEEEFKKQAFSDPNMDPVMKKFIEDKMKQKLQKNYVLNFNQYLSIYQENQTINIDKENIDNSWSPYGIDLKYFKNLKSQKSIIQKDLLGKYFFIEDDLEKFEWQLLNQTKKIGDYNCFSAKLIIKPSQEEITNYEAELIEYEKNKTNFMKPIIPEDKIITVWYTTEIPVSMGPDKYWGLPGLILEVNDGKTITQCSKIILSGKEIKIDFPKGNLISPNNYNKIVEEKIKQMED, encoded by the coding sequence ATGTATAGAGTTATTTTAATAATGCTATTTCTATGGAATAGTTTAAGTGCTCAAAACTTTAGTGGAAGAGCAGAATATATAACTAAATTGAATGAAGAAGAGTTTAAAAAACAAGCTTTTTCAGATCCTAATATGGATCCTGTAATGAAAAAATTTATTGAAGACAAAATGAAGCAAAAACTTCAAAAGAATTATGTTTTAAATTTTAATCAATATTTGTCCATTTATCAAGAAAATCAAACCATTAATATAGATAAAGAAAATATAGATAATTCATGGTCTCCTTATGGTATTGATTTAAAATATTTTAAAAATTTAAAATCTCAAAAAAGTATAATTCAGAAAGATTTATTGGGTAAGTATTTTTTTATAGAAGACGATTTGGAAAAATTTGAATGGCAACTTTTAAATCAAACAAAAAAAATTGGAGACTATAATTGTTTTAGTGCTAAATTAATAATAAAACCTAGTCAAGAAGAAATTACAAATTATGAAGCAGAACTTATAGAATACGAAAAGAATAAGACTAATTTCATGAAACCAATTATTCCTGAGGATAAAATTATCACTGTTTGGTATACCACAGAAATACCTGTTAGCATGGGGCCTGATAAATACTGGGGATTACCAGGATTAATTTTAGAAGTTAATGATGGAAAAACTATAACTCAATGTAGTAAAATAATACTTAGTGGTAAAGAAATCAAGATTGATTTTCCAAAGGGAAATCTTATTTCTCCAAATAACTATAATAAAATTGTTGAAGAAAAAATAAAACAAATGGAAGACTAA
- a CDS encoding DUF262 domain-containing protein, which yields MSLSNNIQANARKLFELLQNKYIVDYFQREYKWEYKHIEQLLVDLEASFLSNYDNGDTIQDINSKYNSYYLGPVVICEKGSIRSIVDGQQRLTSITLLLIYLNNLQKESNDPEDIIPLIYSKKGGRKTYNIEVPDRTKILEALFNSEDYDLSNEIDESIRNMYERYTDISNIFSEELKNEKLPLFIEWLKEKVVFVEILAYSDENAYTIFETMNDRGLNLTPTEMLKGYLLTHLKDPIKIDELNIIWKEKISNLHKYSTQEDLEFIRAWLRSQYADTIRSGARGAENEDFEKIGTRFHTWVKDNHKKIGLSNADQFYYFIKGDFEFYSTLYEKIKTYENNYTEGVERLYLTSYWGIASSLSYPLLMSSVNKLDNEETIQEKLRAVSTFIDILIVTRAINYKGSSQSFLRYIIYTLVKDIRNKSVEELRTILRERLLTSKESINEVDKFFFNNGNRKFIHYLFARCTLYVENKIYSNQNIEMNDLMATRKYNRFVLTPIIWEYNKYSSHFENEETYYATEKKLGNFILIPNPVSIEFMPDKKISKVNVLKKELKLSNCLTNNYYNNINDQDFLIQKGFKALANFKEGIDDRTNAINNLIKEIWSIENI from the coding sequence ATGAGTTTAAGTAACAACATACAAGCAAATGCTAGAAAACTTTTTGAATTGCTACAAAACAAATACATTGTAGATTACTTTCAAAGAGAATATAAATGGGAGTATAAACATATTGAACAATTACTAGTTGATTTAGAGGCCTCTTTTTTGTCAAACTATGACAATGGAGATACAATTCAAGACATCAATAGTAAATATAATTCTTATTACTTAGGCCCTGTTGTAATTTGCGAAAAAGGAAGCATTCGATCAATTGTTGACGGTCAGCAAAGATTAACTTCAATAACATTACTATTAATTTATCTTAATAATCTTCAAAAGGAAAGTAATGACCCAGAAGATATAATTCCTTTGATTTATTCTAAAAAAGGAGGTCGTAAAACCTATAATATAGAAGTACCCGATAGAACAAAAATTTTAGAAGCACTTTTTAATAGTGAAGACTATGACTTAAGTAATGAGATTGACGAATCAATTAGAAATATGTATGAAAGATATACAGATATTTCAAATATTTTCTCTGAAGAACTGAAAAACGAAAAGTTGCCTTTATTCATAGAGTGGCTAAAGGAAAAAGTAGTTTTTGTAGAAATCTTAGCATATAGTGATGAAAATGCTTATACAATCTTTGAAACAATGAATGATAGAGGATTAAATCTTACTCCTACTGAAATGTTAAAAGGTTATTTATTAACGCACTTAAAAGACCCAATAAAAATTGATGAACTAAATATAATTTGGAAAGAAAAGATATCGAATCTTCATAAATACTCAACACAAGAAGATTTGGAGTTCATTAGAGCATGGTTAAGAAGTCAATACGCAGACACCATAAGAAGTGGTGCAAGAGGTGCTGAAAATGAAGATTTTGAAAAAATAGGAACAAGATTTCATACATGGGTTAAAGATAATCATAAAAAAATCGGGCTATCTAACGCTGACCAGTTCTACTATTTTATAAAAGGCGACTTTGAATTTTATTCTACTTTATACGAAAAAATCAAAACTTATGAAAACAATTATACAGAAGGAGTTGAAAGATTGTATTTAACATCTTATTGGGGTATAGCTTCATCATTAAGTTATCCTTTATTAATGTCATCTGTAAACAAACTTGATAATGAGGAAACCATACAAGAAAAACTAAGAGCAGTTTCAACATTCATTGATATTTTGATTGTTACAAGAGCAATAAATTATAAAGGTAGTTCTCAATCATTTTTAAGATACATAATTTACACTTTAGTTAAGGATATCAGAAATAAGTCAGTTGAAGAATTAAGAACAATTTTGAGAGAAAGACTTTTAACAAGTAAAGAGAGTATAAATGAAGTTGATAAGTTTTTCTTCAACAATGGAAATAGAAAATTCATTCATTATTTATTTGCTCGTTGTACTTTATATGTAGAAAACAAAATTTACTCCAACCAAAATATTGAAATGAATGATTTAATGGCGACTAGAAAATATAATAGATTCGTACTTACTCCTATTATTTGGGAATACAACAAGTATAGTAGTCATTTTGAAAATGAAGAAACATATTATGCAACTGAAAAAAAATTAGGTAATTTTATTTTAATTCCTAATCCCGTATCTATTGAGTTTATGCCTGATAAAAAAATCAGTAAAGTTAATGTGCTTAAGAAAGAATTAAAGCTATCTAATTGCTTAACTAATAACTACTATAACAACATAAATGACCAAGATTTTTTAATTCAAAAAGGTTTCAAAGCATTAGCAAATTTTAAAGAAGGAATTGATGATAGAACTAATGCCATCAATAATTTGATTAAAGAAATTTGGAGTATTGAAAACATTTAA
- the cap12 gene encoding CBASS system CD-NTase-associated NAD(+) hydrolase Cap12 — translation MKTRIFIGSSKEGLEIAEYIKSQLAVKYECYLWTDDIFKFNESFLYTLLKEASLFDFGILVATKDDFSTIRDNSFETPRDNVIFEFGLFLGRLGPSRAFVIQEKEAKLPTDLLGITVPQFERAIPLSNSVTLNNEIERISKTIDEKIILGELGLLPSTVLAIGYFYNFVSIVCESIHLKSDIVVDDSSFNKFELNIVIPKDLDADIKKRATVYFKSKTLKEIQFETSSRNFPVFVTYDNESKDILKLYDMPTTLGGIDKAIEMFMRKGYIGKTSQQKLLEERELRNFQTTLQNLVDNDAFCRNLVKIIQEE, via the coding sequence ATGAAAACTAGGATATTTATTGGTTCCTCGAAAGAAGGGCTTGAAATAGCAGAATATATTAAATCACAACTAGCAGTAAAATATGAGTGTTACTTGTGGACAGATGATATTTTTAAATTTAACGAGAGCTTTTTATATACTCTACTAAAAGAAGCTAGTCTATTTGACTTTGGAATTCTCGTTGCAACAAAGGATGATTTTTCAACTATTCGAGATAATTCATTTGAAACACCCCGAGACAATGTTATCTTTGAATTTGGTTTGTTTCTTGGACGTCTTGGTCCATCACGTGCTTTTGTTATCCAAGAAAAAGAGGCAAAACTTCCAACGGATTTGCTTGGTATTACAGTTCCTCAATTTGAAAGAGCTATTCCTCTTTCAAATTCAGTTACCTTGAACAACGAGATTGAGCGGATTTCAAAAACAATTGATGAAAAAATTATACTTGGTGAATTGGGTTTACTGCCTTCAACAGTTCTAGCTATTGGATATTTCTACAACTTTGTTTCTATTGTATGCGAATCAATACATTTAAAATCTGATATAGTTGTAGATGATTCAAGTTTCAATAAATTTGAGTTGAACATAGTAATACCTAAAGACCTTGATGCAGATATTAAGAAACGTGCTACTGTATATTTTAAATCTAAAACTTTAAAAGAAATTCAATTTGAAACTTCAAGCAGAAATTTCCCTGTATTTGTAACATATGATAATGAAAGTAAAGACATTTTGAAACTTTATGATATGCCAACAACCTTGGGAGGTATTGACAAAGCTATTGAGATGTTTATGCGTAAAGGATATATCGGTAAAACTTCTCAACAAAAACTTCTTGAAGAAAGAGAGTTAAGAAATTTTCAAACAACATTACAAAATCTTGTAGACAATGACGCATTTTGCAGAAACCTGGTAAAAATAATACAAGAAGAATGA
- a CDS encoding phospholipase D family protein, which yields MSTTISVTNGNIYLGQDTGKEVINDIKNAKKTLKIVSPYLSSPYVNELVSLHNKNVDVQLITTDKIKDKNLHLNFLKKLIIQHRIVNKEAEKTRNKWIEWCSFLLFGIAGYVIAFLLTAYFYWGIKLFYGIIPLVIAIMIRKLYQEKILQKRIFDYKYESLFPFKVFISPTYKNYYKGIFLHSKIYIIDDQIAYLGSLNFTESGMKYNYETIIKITDQESVDKIIKEFNDLFFSSTLPNHHINLFGKELFAEEIN from the coding sequence ATGAGTACTACAATTAGTGTCACAAATGGTAATATTTACCTAGGACAAGACACCGGCAAAGAGGTCATTAATGATATTAAAAATGCCAAAAAAACATTAAAAATCGTATCACCTTATTTGTCATCTCCATATGTAAATGAATTAGTTTCTCTTCATAATAAAAATGTTGATGTTCAATTAATAACTACTGATAAAATTAAAGATAAGAATTTGCATCTTAATTTTTTGAAAAAATTAATTATACAGCATCGAATTGTAAACAAAGAGGCTGAAAAAACAAGAAATAAGTGGATAGAATGGTGTAGTTTTTTATTATTTGGAATTGCAGGATATGTGATTGCATTTCTTCTTACGGCCTACTTTTATTGGGGTATTAAGCTTTTTTATGGAATAATTCCTCTTGTAATAGCTATTATGATTCGTAAACTATATCAAGAAAAAATACTGCAAAAAAGAATTTTCGATTATAAATATGAGTCATTATTTCCCTTTAAAGTTTTTATTTCTCCTACTTATAAAAATTACTATAAAGGAATATTTTTACATAGTAAAATTTATATTATCGATGATCAAATTGCGTATTTAGGATCGTTAAATTTTACTGAAAGTGGTATGAAATATAATTATGAAACTATCATTAAAATTACCGATCAAGAATCTGTAGACAAAATCATTAAAGAGTTTAATGATTTATTTTTCAGTTCAACTTTGCCTAATCATCATATTAATTTATTTGGAAAAGAATTATTTGCCGAGGAGATAAATTAA
- a CDS encoding DUF4339 domain-containing protein, whose amino-acid sequence MKKYYLHDGTNNIGPFDFEELNQKSITRNTPIWCEGMEDWKEAGTVEELRNLFPTLPPPLKKNKVDAPNKEPSSDIKNSIYWRIYKIVRIIIIIFLVIFGISIVSKFIDNESSSSTYQESVMTIQEIEAASPLNYLQADGTYRENFIGDKIKIDGSIANTATVTTYKDVTVRVNFYSKTNTLIGSEDYTLYEFYPPNSKQSFKLKVKAYRNVSSLGWEVISASEK is encoded by the coding sequence ATGAAAAAATACTATTTACACGATGGTACTAACAATATTGGACCATTTGATTTTGAGGAATTAAATCAAAAAAGTATTACTAGAAATACACCAATATGGTGTGAAGGTATGGAAGATTGGAAAGAAGCCGGAACTGTAGAGGAATTAAGAAATCTTTTCCCAACTTTACCACCACCATTAAAAAAAAATAAAGTTGATGCTCCTAATAAAGAACCATCATCAGATATAAAAAATAGTATTTATTGGAGAATTTATAAAATTGTTAGAATAATAATTATCATTTTTTTAGTGATTTTTGGGATTTCTATCGTCTCGAAGTTTATAGACAATGAATCTTCGTCATCGACTTATCAAGAAAGTGTCATGACTATTCAAGAAATTGAAGCAGCAAGCCCATTAAATTATTTACAAGCTGATGGAACTTACAGGGAAAATTTTATAGGTGATAAAATTAAAATTGATGGTTCTATTGCTAATACAGCCACTGTAACTACCTACAAAGATGTTACCGTCAGAGTAAATTTTTATAGTAAAACTAACACATTGATTGGATCAGAGGATTATACACTATATGAATTTTATCCACCTAATAGCAAACAAAGTTTTAAACTAAAAGTAAAAGCTTACAGAAATGTCAGTAGTTTAGGCTGGGAAGTTATAAGTGCAAGTGAAAAATAA